A genomic region of Herbaspirillum sp. DW155 contains the following coding sequences:
- a CDS encoding TonB-dependent siderophore receptor, producing MKMTALRAAVLGALAMSQGQPLAWGADTTSAADTGLGQIVVTGTGERQQYRQSTTSSATRTETPLQELPQSVQVVSRQLMDDLGATRLDDVLLYVSGVARQNNFGGLWDNYSIRGFSGSENGGMNILWNGFASNRGYAPPRDTANVESIDFLKGPAAALYGNSEPGGTINVVTKKPQFKSANSLDLSVDSRGSYRSAVDSTGALNSEVAYRLNAAFEHKNSFRDNVSSDREFLAPAFTWVLSDSTVLNYEGEYLRQKAPLDRGIVAVNGNLGVLPVSRFLGEPRDGDIKMQNTNHLLTLEHRLDENWHLRTGLFHKDGTLDGYSTEASALQADNTTLRRQRRYRDYSWHDTSLQAELGGKLQTGGIQHEVLVGTEVDWLTLDQRMLRIDPTAAAPYAINIYAPSYGQAQPNPLPRTNTSERQISTAFYVQDQLSLNERWKVLAGIRSDTFRSTLDTRSILGAVTTTRQDKSAYSPRLGLTYLFTPSWSAYASASKSFRPNSGSDASGNAFSPETSRAAEVGLKFQSEDQRSGATLAVFDITKQNVLTTDPANASFSIAAGEVRSKGVELDANARLGHHWRLTGNLAYTDAYVSKDNTLAVGSRLINVPRVSGSVLAVFEDVSASGSPYGIGGGLNYVGERTGDQAGSFRLPGYVIARALAYWQFTPRMKLSLDVNNLFNKRYYSSSYNTVWIMPGDERTATLALNVKF from the coding sequence ATGAAAATGACCGCACTGCGGGCGGCCGTGCTGGGCGCACTCGCCATGAGCCAGGGCCAGCCACTGGCCTGGGGCGCCGATACCACCAGCGCTGCCGATACCGGCCTGGGCCAGATCGTTGTCACCGGCACCGGCGAGCGCCAGCAATACCGCCAGAGCACCACCTCCAGTGCCACCCGCACCGAGACCCCGTTGCAGGAACTGCCGCAGTCGGTGCAGGTGGTTTCGCGTCAGCTGATGGACGACCTGGGCGCCACGCGCCTGGATGACGTGCTGCTCTACGTCAGTGGCGTGGCCAGGCAAAACAATTTCGGCGGGCTGTGGGACAACTATTCGATCCGTGGTTTTTCCGGCAGCGAGAATGGCGGCATGAACATTCTCTGGAACGGCTTCGCCTCCAATCGCGGCTATGCGCCGCCGCGCGATACGGCCAACGTGGAGAGCATCGATTTCCTCAAGGGACCGGCGGCCGCGCTCTACGGCAACAGCGAGCCCGGCGGCACCATCAACGTGGTCACCAAGAAACCGCAGTTCAAGAGCGCCAACAGCCTGGACCTGTCGGTGGACAGCCGTGGCAGCTACCGCAGCGCGGTGGACTCCACCGGCGCGCTCAACAGCGAGGTGGCCTATCGCCTCAATGCCGCCTTCGAGCACAAGAACAGCTTCCGCGACAACGTGAGCAGCGACCGGGAATTTCTTGCGCCGGCCTTCACCTGGGTGCTCAGCGACAGCACCGTGCTGAACTACGAAGGTGAATACCTGCGCCAGAAGGCGCCGCTGGACCGTGGCATCGTCGCAGTCAACGGCAATCTCGGGGTGCTGCCGGTCTCGCGCTTCCTGGGTGAGCCGCGCGATGGCGACATCAAGATGCAGAACACCAACCACCTGCTGACACTGGAACATCGCCTCGACGAGAACTGGCACCTGCGTACCGGCCTGTTCCACAAGGATGGCACGCTGGATGGCTATTCCACCGAAGCCTCGGCCCTGCAGGCCGACAACACCACGCTGCGCCGCCAGCGCCGCTACCGCGATTACAGCTGGCACGATACCTCGCTGCAGGCCGAGCTGGGCGGCAAGTTGCAGACCGGGGGCATTCAGCATGAGGTGCTGGTGGGGACCGAGGTGGACTGGCTGACGCTGGATCAGCGCATGCTGCGTATTGATCCCACTGCTGCAGCACCTTATGCGATCAACATCTACGCGCCGAGCTATGGTCAAGCGCAACCGAATCCGCTTCCGAGGACAAATACCAGTGAGCGACAAATCAGCACGGCCTTCTATGTTCAGGATCAGCTGAGCCTGAACGAGCGTTGGAAAGTGTTGGCCGGGATCCGGTCAGATACATTCCGTTCAACGCTGGACACTCGCAGCATCCTTGGTGCGGTCACCACCACGCGCCAGGACAAGAGCGCCTATTCCCCGCGCCTGGGCCTCACTTACCTGTTCACGCCGTCGTGGTCGGCCTATGCCAGCGCCAGCAAGTCCTTCCGCCCCAACAGCGGCAGCGACGCCAGCGGCAATGCCTTCAGCCCCGAGACCTCACGCGCAGCCGAAGTGGGCCTGAAGTTCCAGAGCGAAGACCAGCGCAGCGGCGCCACCCTGGCCGTCTTCGACATCACCAAGCAGAACGTGCTGACCACCGACCCGGCCAATGCCTCCTTCTCGATTGCCGCCGGCGAAGTGCGCAGCAAGGGCGTGGAACTCGATGCCAATGCGCGCCTGGGCCATCACTGGCGCCTGACCGGCAACCTGGCCTATACCGATGCTTACGTCAGCAAGGACAACACCCTGGCCGTCGGTTCGCGGCTCATCAACGTGCCACGTGTATCGGGAAGTGTACTGGCAGTGTTTGAAGATGTGTCCGCAAGTGGCTCGCCCTACGGTATCGGTGGTGGCCTGAACTACGTGGGCGAGCGTACCGGTGACCAGGCCGGCAGTTTCAGGCTGCCCGGCTACGTGATCGCGCGTGCGCTGGCGTACTGGCAGTTCACGCCCAGGATGAAGCTGTCGCTGGACGTCAACAATCTCTTCAACAAGCGTTACTACAGCAGTTCCTACAATACGGTGTGGATCATGCCGGGTGACGAGCGCACTGCCACACTGGCGCTCAACGTCAAGTTCTGA
- a CDS encoding ABC transporter substrate-binding protein encodes MAASPPAPRRRALLALLAACPWPLARAHGDDSGAQVHALTGAGSDVLTVVGPWELTGLDPSYAGYMFTRMEVVQTLLEVDDAGQLQPGLASAWEVSGDGLQWRFALPAGRRYHDGSEVTPGSILACLQRASVRPGVLQLAGIRDMTVQGSELVLSLRQPFGPLPYLLTHYSTQILAPASFDAQGKVVAIIGSGPFRIRSISLPQQFDVERVQAGPGRAVQRARYISVSRAETRTLLVQSGQADLAFSLDPPSIRALQDSARAVLLSAMLPRTTILKLNAGHPFLADVRVRRAIALCIERAGIARALLRDPELGATQLLPPSLARWHDSRLAPLHTDLRLARRLLEEAGWRLSADGTRWQGGQQLQLSLTTFVDRPELPLIATALQEEMRQIGMAVRVVIGNSSDIPAGHRSGQLQMALAARNYGNLPDPVASLLQDFGRQGGDWGAMGWGNEEVPALLARLAAIPATATGQAERGRAERERIVAILQEQLPVIPVVWYRQTCAVSRRLRGASIDPFERSYRIASLQWT; translated from the coding sequence TTGGCCGCTTCACCTCCTGCGCCGCGCCGGCGCGCCCTGCTGGCACTGCTGGCGGCCTGTCCCTGGCCGCTGGCCCGGGCGCACGGCGACGATTCCGGCGCCCAGGTGCACGCCCTCACCGGGGCCGGGAGCGATGTCCTGACCGTGGTCGGACCGTGGGAACTGACCGGGCTGGACCCCTCCTACGCCGGCTACATGTTCACCCGCATGGAAGTCGTGCAGACCCTGCTGGAGGTGGACGATGCCGGCCAGTTGCAGCCGGGCCTGGCCAGCGCCTGGGAGGTCAGCGGCGACGGACTGCAGTGGCGCTTTGCCTTGCCGGCAGGGCGCCGCTACCACGACGGCAGCGAGGTCACGCCCGGGAGCATCCTGGCCTGCCTGCAGCGCGCGAGTGTCCGGCCAGGTGTACTGCAACTGGCCGGGATCAGGGACATGACTGTACAGGGAAGTGAGCTGGTACTGTCTCTGCGCCAGCCCTTTGGTCCGCTGCCTTACCTGCTGACGCATTACTCCACGCAGATCCTGGCACCGGCCAGTTTCGATGCGCAGGGCAAGGTGGTGGCCATCATCGGCAGCGGGCCGTTCCGCATCCGCTCCATCAGCCTGCCGCAGCAGTTCGATGTCGAGCGCGTGCAGGCCGGGCCGGGCAGGGCGGTGCAGCGGGCACGCTACATCAGTGTCTCCCGTGCGGAAACGCGCACGCTGCTGGTCCAGAGCGGCCAGGCCGACCTGGCCTTCTCGCTCGATCCGCCCAGCATCCGTGCGCTGCAGGACAGTGCGCGCGCGGTCCTGCTGTCGGCCATGCTGCCGCGCACGACCATTCTCAAGCTCAACGCCGGCCATCCTTTTCTGGCCGATGTACGGGTACGGCGCGCCATTGCCCTGTGCATCGAGCGCGCGGGGATTGCGCGTGCCCTGTTGCGCGATCCTGAGCTGGGCGCAACGCAACTGTTGCCGCCTTCGCTGGCGCGCTGGCATGACAGTCGTCTCGCCCCCCTGCATACCGATCTCAGGCTGGCACGCCGCCTGCTGGAAGAAGCCGGCTGGCGGCTCAGCGCCGATGGCACGCGCTGGCAGGGTGGCCAGCAGTTGCAACTGAGCCTGACCACCTTCGTGGACCGTCCCGAACTGCCCCTGATCGCCACGGCCCTGCAGGAAGAAATGCGTCAGATCGGCATGGCCGTGCGCGTCGTCATCGGCAATTCCAGCGACATCCCGGCCGGCCATCGCAGCGGACAGTTGCAGATGGCGCTGGCTGCGCGCAACTACGGCAACCTGCCCGACCCGGTGGCCAGCCTCCTGCAGGACTTCGGTCGGCAAGGCGGCGACTGGGGCGCCATGGGCTGGGGCAACGAGGAAGTGCCGGCCTTGCTGGCGCGTCTGGCGGCCATTCCGGCCACTGCCACCGGCCAGGCTGAACGTGGCCGCGCCGAGCGGGAACGTATCGTGGCGATATTGCAGGAGCAGTTGCCGGTGATCCCGGTGGTCTGGTATCGCCAGACCTGTGCGGTCAGCCGCCGCCTGCGCGGCGCCAGCATTGATCCCTTTGAACGCAGTTACCGGATAGCTTCCCTGCAATGGACCTGA
- a CDS encoding ABC transporter permease, producing MDLTRLLPLPPATRRQLAAALSQRLLQAALVALLVGTLCFFMTRLLPGDMAYRIAAGRYGYDMVSTEAALAVRAELGLDQPWYMALAQWWSRLLHLDLGVSQVTALPVLAEIGHQLGPTLRLSWLAMAVSLLIGPTLGVLAGLHPGGWLDRATLATSVLLRALPSFLLGLVLVLLFSVQMGALPAAGHGDHGGILLPALTLALGLAAVSCRVARDAMVQVRGTAYFAFALTKGLSPAQALLRHGVRNVAAPVTAYLGVQLVMLVEGVVLVETIFAWPGIGHALVHAIFGRDVPMIQGTALVLGLLFVLFNALVDAACAFIDPRCRP from the coding sequence ATGGACCTGACCCGCCTCCTGCCGCTGCCGCCGGCCACACGCCGGCAACTGGCCGCCGCCCTCAGCCAGCGCCTGCTGCAAGCCGCCCTGGTGGCGCTGCTGGTCGGTACGCTCTGCTTCTTCATGACGCGCCTGCTGCCGGGCGACATGGCCTACCGCATCGCGGCCGGCCGCTATGGCTACGACATGGTGAGCACCGAAGCGGCCCTGGCCGTGCGCGCCGAACTGGGTCTGGACCAGCCCTGGTACATGGCCCTCGCCCAATGGTGGAGCCGCCTGCTGCATCTGGACCTGGGCGTGTCGCAGGTGACGGCGCTGCCGGTGCTGGCGGAAATCGGCCACCAGCTGGGCCCCACGCTGCGCCTGTCCTGGCTGGCGATGGCCGTGTCCCTGCTGATCGGCCCGACCCTGGGCGTGCTGGCCGGCCTGCATCCCGGTGGCTGGCTCGACCGCGCAACGCTGGCGACGTCTGTGCTCTTGCGGGCCTTGCCGTCCTTCCTGCTGGGGCTGGTCCTGGTGCTGCTGTTTTCGGTGCAGATGGGGGCCTTGCCAGCGGCCGGTCACGGTGACCACGGCGGCATCCTGTTGCCGGCGCTGACCCTGGCGCTGGGGCTGGCGGCGGTGTCCTGCCGGGTGGCGCGCGATGCCATGGTGCAGGTGCGTGGCACGGCCTATTTTGCCTTCGCGCTGACCAAGGGCCTGTCCCCGGCACAGGCCCTGCTGCGCCATGGCGTGCGCAACGTCGCCGCTCCGGTGACCGCTTATCTGGGCGTGCAACTGGTGATGCTGGTGGAGGGCGTGGTGCTGGTCGAGACCATCTTTGCCTGGCCCGGCATCGGTCACGCGCTGGTGCACGCCATCTTCGGGCGCGACGTGCCGATGATCCAGGGCACGGCGCTGGTGCTGGGGCTCCTGTTCGTTCTCTTCAACGCGCTGGTCGATGCGGCCTGCGCTTTCATCGATCCGCGCTGCCGACCATGA
- a CDS encoding ABC transporter permease, which translates to MSLSASDDLPAPAARRWTPAQAVGLALLVLIVLFAWLGPLWIDADPARQQLARFLEAPSLAHPLGYDQLGRNMLARLAHGTRLSLSLALVSVLSAAIPGVVIGLLAAWCGGWVERVLAALADAVLALPGLLLVLLLAAFAPGGFWPLYVGISLALWVEYFRVVRAASRILLASEQVEASRLLGFGPLYIVRCHLLPALLPRLFTLMRFGLAGAVLAMSALGFVGVGLQPPTPELGVMMIELLPYYREAPWLVGAPVLVLFVTLLALLLLSPGKEPA; encoded by the coding sequence ATGAGCCTGTCCGCTTCCGATGACCTGCCGGCACCGGCGGCCCGACGCTGGACGCCGGCCCAGGCCGTTGGCCTGGCGCTGCTGGTGTTGATCGTCTTGTTCGCCTGGCTGGGCCCGCTGTGGATCGATGCCGATCCGGCCCGCCAGCAACTGGCGCGATTTCTTGAAGCGCCCAGCCTGGCCCATCCGCTGGGCTATGACCAACTGGGGCGCAACATGCTGGCGCGGCTGGCGCACGGCACGCGCTTGTCGCTGTCGCTGGCGCTGGTGAGCGTGTTGTCGGCGGCCATTCCGGGCGTAGTGATCGGCCTGCTGGCCGCCTGGTGCGGCGGCTGGGTCGAGCGCGTTCTGGCGGCCCTGGCCGATGCGGTACTGGCCTTGCCGGGCCTGCTGCTGGTGCTGTTGCTGGCAGCCTTTGCGCCGGGTGGTTTCTGGCCGCTCTATGTGGGGATCTCGCTGGCCTTGTGGGTGGAGTATTTCCGCGTGGTGCGCGCGGCCAGCCGCATCCTGCTGGCCAGTGAGCAGGTAGAGGCGTCGCGCCTGCTGGGGTTCGGGCCGCTCTATATCGTGCGCTGCCACCTGCTGCCGGCGCTGTTGCCGCGCCTGTTTACGCTGATGCGTTTCGGCCTGGCGGGGGCGGTGCTGGCGATGTCGGCGCTGGGCTTCGTCGGCGTCGGCCTGCAGCCGCCCACGCCGGAACTGGGGGTGATGATGATCGAACTGCTGCCTTATTACCGCGAGGCGCCCTGGCTGGTCGGCGCGCCCGTGCTGGTGCTGTTTGTCACGCTGCTGGCCCTGCTGTTGCTGTCGCCGGGCAAGGAGCCTGCATGA